A genomic region of Candidatus Cloacimonadota bacterium contains the following coding sequences:
- a CDS encoding F0F1 ATP synthase subunit epsilon, with protein sequence MADNSTLIHIKIITPKGVFFEDDVSEIVAPGTEGDFGVQLGHTPFISSVRPGILKIYKNDKPDIYTLMNGFVMVDVDKIRIFTEIIEHPEEIDLKRAEKAKARAEKRLQEKKEETDLRRAEAALRRAVARISLHDTGFH encoded by the coding sequence ATGGCAGATAATTCAACTTTGATCCATATAAAGATCATTACACCAAAAGGTGTTTTTTTCGAAGATGATGTCAGCGAGATCGTTGCACCTGGCACCGAAGGAGATTTCGGCGTGCAGTTAGGACATACTCCCTTTATCTCATCCGTTCGACCTGGCATCTTAAAGATATATAAAAATGATAAACCCGACATCTATACTCTTATGAATGGTTTCGTGATGGTTGATGTTGATAAAATCAGGATCTTTACAGAGATCATTGAGCATCCTGAGGAGATCGATCTTAAACGAGCTGAGAAAGCAAAAGCAAGAGCTGAAAAAAGATTGCAGGAAAAGAAGGAAGAAACGGATCTTCGTCGTGCTGAAGCTGCATTGAGAAGAGCTGTAGCTCGAATTAGCCTGCATGACACAGGATTCCATTAA
- a CDS encoding GNAT family N-acetyltransferase — MEEQSHETQLATLTLIADKKYLPLAMNFIEDITVVVGLEKSEAHKLQLIVEEASMNVIEHAFDEDEVGSFDIVIMRQPGQLKITIRDRGLPFDFSKVHPGESSGLGMVLMKALADEVHFVNLGRDGKEVVFIKNLPYKSIAEIDQEKEPVVEEPAEMQDVELTYRLMTEKDAVQMARCMYRSYGYSYGNDFVYYPEKVQELIKGKLLHSCVVISPEGELVGHLAMMLDIPDAKVGETGMAVVDPRYRGHGIFKKTKLFLIDYAKQKGMSGIYSEAVAVHPYTQKGNISLGAHETGFLIGFTPSTMFFKKIEKQQRTKRQTTVLFYLPLKDEEKSIYPPFHHKAMIQRIYEVGGLKRRSERATAKDIKGTIVEKSQVDLKVFPEPGRAFMRVSQYGEDIVELILFRLREICLQKIDCIYIDLSLSHPMTQKICAPLEMKGFFFAGIIPEMFDGDVLRLQYLNNVDIDFEKVTVVSDFGKELFDYVVRAHERELSV; from the coding sequence ATGGAAGAGCAGTCTCATGAAACTCAGCTGGCAACATTAACCCTCATTGCAGACAAAAAATATCTCCCCCTTGCTATGAACTTTATCGAAGACATTACCGTTGTGGTTGGTTTGGAGAAGTCCGAAGCGCACAAACTGCAGCTTATTGTGGAAGAAGCAAGCATGAATGTTATCGAACATGCATTTGATGAAGATGAGGTCGGATCATTCGATATTGTTATCATGCGACAGCCCGGGCAGCTCAAAATAACGATCAGAGACAGGGGGCTTCCCTTCGACTTTAGCAAGGTACATCCAGGTGAAAGCTCTGGACTCGGCATGGTTCTTATGAAGGCATTAGCTGACGAAGTACATTTCGTGAACCTCGGCAGAGATGGAAAAGAAGTAGTATTTATAAAGAACTTACCGTATAAAAGTATCGCTGAGATCGATCAGGAAAAAGAACCGGTAGTTGAAGAGCCGGCAGAAATGCAGGATGTTGAACTTACCTATCGCCTGATGACTGAGAAAGACGCTGTGCAGATGGCACGATGCATGTATCGGTCATATGGTTATTCATATGGAAATGACTTTGTCTATTATCCTGAGAAAGTTCAGGAGCTCATAAAAGGGAAGCTCCTTCATTCATGCGTGGTGATAAGTCCTGAAGGAGAACTTGTCGGGCATCTTGCCATGATGCTGGATATCCCCGATGCAAAGGTTGGAGAAACCGGCATGGCTGTTGTGGATCCCCGGTATCGTGGACATGGTATCTTCAAAAAAACCAAACTATTCTTGATAGATTATGCCAAGCAGAAAGGCATGTCCGGAATTTACAGCGAAGCAGTTGCAGTACATCCATACACGCAAAAAGGGAATATCTCTCTAGGAGCACACGAAACTGGATTTCTTATCGGTTTTACGCCCTCCACAATGTTCTTTAAGAAAATTGAAAAACAGCAACGGACGAAACGTCAAACAACCGTGCTTTTCTACCTTCCGTTGAAAGATGAAGAAAAGTCCATTTATCCGCCCTTTCACCATAAAGCAATGATTCAAAGAATTTATGAAGTCGGGGGATTGAAAAGAAGATCCGAACGTGCTACAGCAAAAGATATAAAAGGTACAATTGTGGAAAAATCCCAGGTTGATCTGAAGGTATTCCCGGAACCCGGGCGAGCATTTATGCGAGTGTCTCAATATGGTGAGGATATTGTTGAGCTTATCCTATTCAGATTACGCGAGATCTGCCTTCAGAAGATTGACTGTATTTATATCGATCTGTCGCTGAGCCATCCCATGACCCAGAAGATATGTGCTCCCCTTGAGATGAAGGGATTCTTCTTCGCAGGAATTATTCCCGAAATGTTTGACGGCGATGTCCTCAGATTGCAATATCTCAACAATGTGGATA